A single genomic interval of Ruminococcus sp. NK3A76 harbors:
- a CDS encoding TIGR03936 family radical SAM-associated protein: MAANINKPKNMALRVERFDYRMVFSKKGRARFISHLDLMRTFSRIFKRARIPVWYTQGFNPRLYIMFPLALALGTESDVEIMDISLTEPLDDNVLMERVNAVMPEGMHINKVYKPQMNHKEIAFSEYEIRFCLISGNDPLPLFEQYLSQESITVKKHSKKKGMVDVDIKPDVTVLSLDREGELARLCVRLPSGNDKTVNSSLLMDGFKAFSGEDYRLIYTTRTKILTKDLESFM, from the coding sequence GTGGCGGCAAACATTAATAAGCCCAAGAATATGGCTCTGCGTGTCGAGCGTTTTGATTACCGTATGGTCTTTTCCAAAAAAGGCAGGGCACGCTTTATCTCTCACCTCGACCTTATGAGAACTTTCTCCCGTATATTCAAGCGTGCAAGGATACCTGTGTGGTATACCCAGGGCTTTAACCCAAGACTGTATATCATGTTTCCTCTTGCGCTTGCTCTCGGTACAGAGAGCGATGTCGAGATAATGGATATCTCCCTTACCGAGCCGCTTGACGATAATGTGCTTATGGAGCGTGTCAACGCTGTTATGCCTGAGGGAATGCATATCAATAAGGTCTATAAGCCGCAGATGAACCATAAGGAGATAGCATTCTCAGAGTATGAGATACGCTTTTGCCTTATAAGCGGAAATGACCCTCTGCCGCTGTTTGAGCAATATCTTTCTCAGGAAAGCATAACAGTCAAAAAGCATTCCAAGAAAAAAGGAATGGTCGATGTCGATATAAAGCCTGATGTCACAGTTCTTTCGCTTGACAGGGAAGGTGAACTAGCAAGGCTTTGCGTAAGACTTCCCTCAGGTAATGATAAGACCGTCAATTCATCACTTCTTATGGACGGCTTTAAAGCCTTCTCCGGTGAGGATTACAGGCTTATTTATACAACACGCACAAAAATCCTGACAAAAGACCTTGAAAGTTTTATGTGA
- the rplS gene encoding 50S ribosomal protein L19: MDALKLISNSSLKKDAPVLNVGDTVRVHVRIKEGDKSRIQVFEGTIIAKKHGGINETFTVRRVAHGCGIERVFPVHSPVVEKVDVVRSGKVRRAKLYYLRSRVGKAAKVKEAIR; this comes from the coding sequence GTGGACGCTTTAAAGCTTATTTCAAATTCAAGCCTTAAGAAGGACGCTCCTGTTCTCAACGTTGGTGATACTGTAAGAGTACACGTTAGGATCAAGGAAGGCGACAAGTCGAGGATCCAGGTCTTCGAGGGTACTATCATTGCCAAGAAGCACGGCGGCATCAACGAGACATTCACTGTCAGAAGAGTTGCTCACGGCTGCGGTATAGAGAGAGTATTCCCTGTACATTCACCTGTTGTTGAAAAGGTAGATGTAGTAAGATCCGGTAAGGTTCGCAGAGCTAAGCTGTACTATCTCAGATCGAGAGTTGGTAAGGCAGCTAAGGTCAAAGAAGCTATCAGATAA
- a CDS encoding thiamine diphosphokinase has translation MSEKCTIFVGGEPVSAAVLDLEHIVSSVVYGADKGYYLAKDLGIECDVVLGDYDSSPKPERDDVLVFPTQKDDTDLMLAIKHALDAGSKDFQIYGALGGSADHLIGNIQSLSFIVKHGGKALMTGERDTISLLPPGRYTVPFMQGYSLSLFSYSEKVTHLSITGAEYEASDITLDNGFPLAVSNHVSSSSGAKISFESGELLVIRSKR, from the coding sequence ATGTCTGAGAAATGTACTATCTTCGTCGGCGGTGAGCCTGTTTCGGCGGCAGTTCTCGATTTGGAGCATATCGTTTCATCTGTCGTGTACGGCGCAGACAAGGGCTATTACCTTGCCAAAGACCTCGGCATCGAGTGTGATGTCGTGCTTGGAGATTATGATTCTTCGCCAAAGCCTGAGCGTGATGATGTACTGGTATTTCCCACACAGAAGGACGATACAGACCTTATGCTTGCAATTAAGCACGCCCTTGACGCAGGGTCTAAGGATTTTCAAATATACGGTGCCCTTGGCGGCAGCGCTGACCACCTGATAGGTAATATCCAGTCACTCAGCTTCATAGTGAAACACGGCGGCAAAGCTCTAATGACAGGCGAGAGGGATACTATCTCACTGCTTCCGCCCGGAAGATACACGGTGCCGTTCATGCAGGGATACTCCTTGTCACTGTTTTCCTATTCTGAAAAGGTAACTCACCTTTCCATAACAGGTGCAGAGTACGAGGCATCTGATATCACTCTTGATAACGGCTTTCCTCTTGCCGTATCAAATCATGTGTCTTCATCTTCCGGTGCAAAGATCTCTTTTGAAAGCGGTGAGCTTCTCGTTATCCGCTCTAAAAGATAA
- the lepB gene encoding signal peptidase I, translating to MSEQLEEINKNTESENKPSEDNKKEHGFDIVNELIEWVESFVFAIFMVILVLTFIVRVVEVEGPSMEDTLHDGDRLLLTHFNYTPERGDIVVLNSSGLDETIIKRVIAVEGDTISIDFTSGTVTLNGEVLKEDYIKEITLRREGRDIDNLKIGEGQVFVMGDNRNHSTDSRSEAVGVVNTDDILGKAVFRIYPVDNIGKVS from the coding sequence ATGAGCGAACAGCTTGAAGAAATAAATAAGAATACAGAAAGCGAAAATAAGCCTTCTGAGGATAATAAAAAGGAACATGGCTTTGATATCGTAAATGAACTTATCGAGTGGGTCGAGTCTTTTGTTTTCGCTATCTTTATGGTCATACTCGTCCTTACATTTATTGTCAGAGTCGTTGAGGTCGAGGGTCCTTCAATGGAGGATACCCTGCATGACGGCGACAGATTGCTGCTTACACATTTCAACTATACCCCCGAGCGTGGAGATATAGTTGTCCTCAATAGCTCCGGCCTTGATGAAACAATCATCAAGAGAGTTATTGCCGTTGAGGGTGATACTATCTCGATAGATTTTACAAGCGGCACTGTTACACTTAACGGCGAGGTACTTAAGGAAGATTATATAAAAGAGATAACTCTGCGCCGTGAGGGCAGAGATATTGATAACCTGAAGATAGGCGAGGGTCAGGTGTTCGTTATGGGCGATAACCGTAACCATTCCACTGACAGCCGAAGTGAAGCAGTCGGTGTTGTTAATACTGATGATATCCTCGGTAAGGCTGTATTCAGGATATACCCTGTTGATAATATAGGTAAGGTAAGCTGA
- a CDS encoding TIGR03960 family B12-binding radical SAM protein, producing MNNKEKIEQLLLNVQKPARYIGGEHGSVIKDKSKVDVRFAFCFPDVYDIGMSHLGMKILYALKNNRENFWCERCFMPEKDYKQVLIDNDIPLYCLESLDPLYEFDMIGFTLQYELSYTNILSMLDLAHIPVLKSERTGLSPIVVAGGPCVCNPEPLVDFIDIFIIGEGEEVNLELMDLYNEVKKRSGTKQEFLRLAAKIEGIYVPEFYDVEYNADGTLANMTPNVPEAPEKIKKRVIADLDNVYFPEYFVVPYTSIVHDRSVVEVLRGCIRGCRFCQAGFIYRPFREKSVDKIKNETKCLCEQTGYDEVSLSSLSTSDHTKIAELLKTLADYTDDENVSLSLPSLRIDNFSEELLERLKTIRKSGLTFACEAGTQRLRDVINKNITEEEILSTCKTAFAGGYTTVKLYFMLGLPTETDEDIEGIAQLAHKILDAYFETPRELRGGSIQISVSTATFVPKPFTPFEFEPQATAEEIDRKQKLLVRRLQSKKIKLSTHQDDTSILEACLAKGDRRMSKVVYKAWQKGCELDSWSEHFKFDKWCEAFNECGLDMAFYANRKREYDELMPWDHLDYLVSKRFLINENKKAHDAVTTRNCKEGCSGCGIDKCYGGVYCGGKH from the coding sequence ATGAATAATAAGGAAAAAATAGAACAGCTGCTTCTTAACGTGCAGAAGCCTGCCCGTTATATCGGCGGCGAGCACGGCAGCGTGATAAAGGATAAATCAAAGGTTGATGTGCGTTTTGCCTTCTGCTTTCCCGATGTGTATGATATTGGTATGTCTCACCTCGGTATGAAGATACTCTATGCACTTAAAAACAACCGTGAGAACTTCTGGTGCGAGCGTTGCTTTATGCCGGAAAAGGATTATAAGCAGGTGCTTATAGATAACGACATCCCTCTTTATTGCCTTGAAAGCCTTGACCCGCTGTATGAGTTTGATATGATAGGCTTCACTCTCCAGTATGAGCTGTCATATACCAATATCCTTTCGATGCTCGACCTTGCACATATCCCGGTGCTTAAGTCAGAGAGGACAGGCCTTTCCCCGATCGTCGTCGCAGGCGGACCCTGTGTCTGCAATCCCGAACCGCTCGTTGATTTTATTGATATCTTTATAATAGGCGAGGGCGAGGAGGTAAACCTCGAACTTATGGATCTATATAACGAGGTCAAAAAGCGCAGCGGCACCAAGCAGGAGTTTTTGCGCCTTGCAGCAAAGATCGAGGGCATCTATGTGCCGGAGTTCTATGATGTCGAGTATAACGCCGACGGTACTCTTGCAAACATGACCCCCAATGTCCCCGAGGCACCTGAAAAGATAAAAAAGCGTGTTATCGCCGATCTTGATAATGTCTATTTCCCTGAATATTTCGTGGTGCCTTATACAAGTATCGTCCACGACCGCTCGGTAGTTGAAGTGCTCCGTGGCTGTATCAGGGGCTGCCGCTTCTGCCAGGCTGGTTTTATCTACCGCCCTTTCAGAGAGAAAAGCGTTGATAAGATAAAGAATGAGACCAAGTGTCTCTGCGAGCAGACCGGCTATGATGAGGTGTCTCTCTCGTCGCTTTCAACCAGCGACCATACCAAGATAGCCGAGCTGCTAAAAACACTTGCCGACTATACCGATGATGAGAATGTCAGCCTGTCACTCCCTTCGCTGAGAATAGACAATTTCAGCGAGGAGCTTCTTGAAAGACTTAAAACTATCCGAAAAAGCGGACTCACATTTGCCTGTGAAGCCGGCACTCAGCGCCTTCGTGATGTTATCAATAAGAATATCACCGAGGAGGAGATCCTTTCCACCTGTAAAACGGCGTTCGCCGGCGGCTATACAACCGTCAAGCTCTATTTCATGCTTGGCCTTCCTACCGAGACCGATGAGGATATCGAGGGTATAGCTCAGCTTGCACATAAGATACTTGACGCATACTTTGAAACTCCGAGAGAGCTCAGGGGCGGCTCTATACAGATATCTGTTTCTACAGCGACCTTTGTGCCTAAGCCCTTCACTCCTTTTGAGTTTGAGCCGCAGGCAACAGCAGAGGAGATAGACCGTAAGCAGAAGCTGCTTGTCCGCCGCCTGCAATCAAAGAAGATCAAGCTCTCAACACATCAGGACGATACTTCTATCCTTGAAGCCTGCCTTGCTAAGGGCGACAGACGTATGAGCAAGGTCGTCTATAAGGCGTGGCAGAAGGGCTGTGAGCTTGACAGCTGGAGCGAGCATTTCAAATTCGATAAATGGTGCGAGGCCTTCAACGAATGCGGCCTTGATATGGCTTTTTATGCAAACAGAAAGCGTGAGTATGATGAGCTTATGCCGTGGGATCACCTTGATTACCTCGTCTCAAAGCGATTTCTTATAAATGAGAATAAGAAAGCCCATGACGCAGTGACTACACGCAACTGTAAAGAGGGCTGCTCGGGCTGCGGCATAGATAAATGCTATGGGGGTGTTTACTGTGGCGGCAAACATTAA
- the rsgA gene encoding ribosome small subunit-dependent GTPase A, protein MKAIVIRSLGGSYTVEAPEGVYECTARGIFRKKGISPVCGDDVEISFEQDGSAVIDKIYDRRSFIVRPPLANLDMLVLVSSTVDPRPNTLIIDKLTAIAEFKGIKPVIVFTKIDRTQPGELAGIYRQCGFDVYEIDNTTGEGSDELAAALTGKLCAFTGNTGVGKSSLLNNIFPGIDIKTGETSKKLGRGKHTTRHVELYNLPGGGYVADTPGFSSFDTNRYDIIFKDKLAGCFPEFEKYEGKCRFPDCAHIKEKGCAVLEAVKNGEIPSSRHDSYKVMYEEASQLKEWEFKNV, encoded by the coding sequence ATGAAAGCAATAGTAATAAGATCTCTCGGGGGCAGCTACACAGTAGAAGCCCCCGAGGGTGTATATGAATGTACCGCAAGAGGTATCTTCCGTAAGAAAGGCATCTCTCCCGTCTGCGGAGACGATGTCGAGATATCCTTCGAGCAGGACGGTTCGGCCGTTATTGATAAGATATATGACCGTCGCTCGTTTATAGTAAGGCCGCCTCTTGCAAATCTTGATATGCTGGTGCTCGTTTCATCAACAGTAGACCCCAGACCTAATACTCTCATCATAGATAAGCTCACGGCTATTGCAGAGTTCAAAGGCATAAAGCCTGTCATTGTCTTCACAAAGATAGACAGAACGCAGCCGGGAGAGCTCGCAGGCATATACAGGCAGTGCGGCTTTGATGTGTATGAGATAGATAATACTACCGGCGAGGGCAGCGATGAGCTTGCAGCAGCACTTACCGGCAAGCTCTGTGCCTTTACAGGAAATACCGGTGTCGGCAAATCCTCACTGCTTAATAATATCTTCCCGGGAATAGATATCAAGACCGGCGAGACGAGCAAAAAGCTCGGCCGTGGCAAGCATACCACAAGGCACGTTGAGCTATATAATCTGCCAGGCGGCGGATATGTTGCCGATACTCCCGGCTTTTCCTCGTTTGATACGAACAGATACGATATTATTTTCAAGGATAAGCTCGCAGGCTGCTTTCCTGAGTTTGAAAAATACGAGGGCAAATGCCGCTTCCCCGACTGCGCCCATATCAAGGAAAAGGGCTGCGCAGTGCTCGAAGCTGTTAAAAACGGCGAGATACCCAGTTCACGCCACGACAGCTACAAGGTGATGTATGAGGAAGCCTCACAGCTTAAGGAGTGGGAGTTTAAAAATGTCTGA
- a CDS encoding Stp1/IreP family PP2C-type Ser/Thr phosphatase: MFLAYKSDIGQKRDENQDRVRVGMIGNDSALAVVCDGMGGANSGSLASEIAINAVYDKIAGNYRENADENSIRNLLLTSVSAANSLVYQESVGNEENKGMGTTCVAALVRGKQVFVANVGDSRAYIMTPNGIDQITNDHTLVEMLFEQGQISREEADTHYMKNVITKAVGVEKDVETDYFELDNDCNFTILLCSDGLYNYCTNELMYDTVYGQNLDEAASKLVAHANLEGGKDNITIALLAN; this comes from the coding sequence ATGTTTCTTGCATATAAAAGCGATATAGGACAAAAAAGAGACGAAAACCAGGACAGAGTCAGAGTCGGTATGATCGGTAATGATTCAGCCCTTGCTGTTGTATGCGATGGTATGGGCGGAGCTAACTCAGGCTCGCTTGCAAGTGAGATCGCAATTAATGCCGTATATGATAAGATAGCCGGGAATTACCGTGAAAACGCCGATGAGAACAGCATCAGAAACCTGCTGCTCACATCTGTTAGTGCTGCGAATTCCCTTGTTTATCAGGAAAGCGTAGGCAACGAGGAGAATAAGGGAATGGGTACTACCTGTGTGGCTGCTCTTGTAAGGGGCAAGCAGGTCTTCGTCGCCAATGTAGGTGACAGCAGGGCGTATATCATGACTCCTAACGGTATCGACCAGATAACCAACGACCATACACTCGTTGAGATGCTCTTTGAGCAGGGTCAGATAAGCCGTGAGGAAGCTGATACCCATTATATGAAGAATGTCATTACCAAGGCAGTCGGCGTTGAGAAGGACGTTGAGACTGACTATTTTGAGCTTGATAATGACTGCAATTTCACGATACTTCTCTGCTCAGACGGGCTTTATAACTATTGCACCAATGAGCTCATGTATGATACGGTCTACGGTCAGAACCTCGATGAGGCTGCCTCTAAGCTCGTAGCACACGCAAATCTTGAGGGCGGTAAGGACAATATAACTATCGCTCTGCTTGCTAATTGA
- the pknB gene encoding Stk1 family PASTA domain-containing Ser/Thr kinase, protein MNSVIGKRLDGRYEITELIGVGGMADVYKANDIMEDRVVAVKVLKDEFSNNEEFLRRFRNESKAIAVLNHPNIVKIFDVGFSDEIQFIVMEYIDGITLKEFIEQQGVLRWKDGVHFITQILRALQHAHDKGIVHRDIKPQNIMLFPDGTIKVMDFGIARFSRVDGKTLSDKTIGSVHYISPEQARGETTDERSDIYSVGIMFYEMLTGKKPFDGDTAFAIARKHTDETAIPPREIMPSIPEALEEIILHAMERFPDRRYQSASDMIKDLDTFKMNRSVSFGYKYGQRNSDNESSTKYFKPVASKPQPKYEYDDEDDYDDEDDDDDDEYEVKKRSYIVPIMLGVTAAVVIIAAVIIAMSVIDKLGTAGSTGTVEIQNFVGKDLLEVQEEFGDKLIFDTSNEYNNEYDEGVIFWQGDTQGKIVKEGYKMSVKVSMGSKKTTVPDVKNLTFDMADNELQKFDLISAKVTMNDENIEEGRVIKTQPASGEKVSMGSTVTVFVSTGPVSTDVKVPDCQGLSKNDAIKLLKSNKLKYEINEVEMEENKGKVVAQSEDPNTWVPKDTIIVLGISTGEISPSEATLPILIPAGAHGSYRIDVYLNGNIAVTQKISKAETVAGGTANITVKGKKTATYAIYITNDESRKTVENYIKFDVDFSTNTVKKIGDEKTKEFTNITPTTTTTTTTTTTTTTTEAVTEPDEPDEPQDTEPAETQPPVDDGGEDQQQYDENEQVEQ, encoded by the coding sequence ATGAATTCTGTTATCGGAAAGCGCCTTGACGGGCGCTATGAGATCACTGAGCTTATCGGCGTAGGCGGTATGGCTGATGTGTATAAAGCTAACGATATTATGGAAGACCGTGTAGTAGCCGTTAAGGTGCTCAAAGACGAATTTTCCAACAACGAAGAATTTTTAAGACGTTTCAGAAACGAAAGCAAGGCGATAGCTGTTCTTAACCACCCCAATATCGTTAAGATATTTGACGTGGGCTTTTCAGATGAGATACAGTTTATCGTTATGGAATATATAGACGGTATCACACTTAAGGAGTTTATCGAGCAGCAGGGCGTTCTCAGATGGAAGGACGGCGTTCATTTCATCACACAGATACTCCGTGCTCTCCAGCACGCACATGATAAGGGTATAGTTCATAGGGATATCAAGCCGCAGAATATCATGCTTTTCCCTGATGGAACTATCAAGGTCATGGATTTCGGTATCGCAAGATTTTCAAGAGTTGACGGAAAGACTCTTTCCGATAAGACTATAGGCTCTGTTCATTACATATCCCCCGAGCAGGCAAGGGGCGAGACTACCGATGAGAGAAGCGATATCTACTCAGTTGGTATAATGTTCTATGAGATGCTCACAGGCAAAAAGCCTTTTGACGGTGATACTGCCTTTGCAATAGCAAGAAAGCATACAGATGAGACAGCTATCCCTCCGAGAGAGATAATGCCCTCTATCCCTGAGGCTTTAGAGGAGATAATACTCCACGCAATGGAGAGATTCCCTGACAGAAGATATCAGTCAGCATCTGATATGATAAAGGATCTTGATACTTTCAAGATGAACCGCTCAGTTTCCTTTGGCTATAAGTACGGCCAGAGAAATTCTGATAATGAGTCTTCTACCAAGTATTTCAAGCCTGTGGCTTCAAAGCCTCAGCCTAAGTATGAGTATGATGATGAAGACGATTATGATGACGAGGACGACGATGATGACGACGAATATGAGGTAAAGAAGCGCTCGTATATAGTTCCGATAATGCTCGGTGTAACAGCTGCTGTAGTTATCATTGCCGCAGTTATCATCGCCATGAGCGTTATAGATAAGCTCGGCACTGCCGGCAGTACCGGTACAGTCGAGATACAGAACTTTGTTGGTAAGGATCTTCTTGAAGTTCAGGAAGAATTCGGCGATAAGCTCATATTCGATACTTCCAATGAGTATAACAATGAGTATGACGAGGGCGTTATATTCTGGCAGGGCGATACCCAGGGCAAGATAGTCAAGGAAGGCTATAAAATGAGCGTCAAGGTAAGTATGGGCAGTAAGAAGACGACTGTTCCTGATGTAAAGAACCTTACCTTTGATATGGCAGATAACGAGCTCCAGAAGTTCGACCTTATTTCCGCTAAGGTGACAATGAACGATGAGAATATCGAAGAGGGCAGAGTAATAAAGACCCAGCCTGCTTCCGGCGAAAAGGTAAGCATGGGCTCAACAGTAACAGTCTTTGTTTCCACCGGCCCTGTTTCTACAGATGTTAAGGTGCCTGACTGCCAGGGTCTTTCTAAGAACGACGCTATCAAGCTTCTTAAGTCCAATAAGCTCAAGTATGAGATAAACGAAGTTGAGATGGAAGAAAATAAGGGCAAGGTAGTTGCTCAGTCCGAAGACCCGAATACATGGGTACCTAAGGATACGATAATCGTTCTCGGTATCTCGACAGGTGAGATATCACCTTCTGAGGCAACACTTCCTATACTCATTCCTGCCGGCGCACATGGCTCTTACAGGATCGACGTTTACCTCAACGGTAATATCGCAGTAACTCAGAAGATCTCCAAGGCTGAGACAGTTGCAGGCGGTACTGCAAATATCACAGTCAAGGGCAAGAAGACAGCAACATACGCTATCTATATCACAAATGACGAGAGCAGAAAGACAGTTGAGAACTATATCAAGTTCGACGTTGACTTCAGCACTAATACAGTCAAGAAGATAGGCGATGAGAAGACCAAGGAATTCACAAATATCACGCCTACAACAACTACAACGACTACTACCACAACTACCACTACGACCACAGAAGCTGTGACCGAGCCTGATGAGCCCGATGAGCCTCAGGATACAGAGCCGGCTGAGACTCAGCCCCCTGTTGACGACGGCGGCGAAGATCAGCAGCAGTACGACGAAAACGAACAGGTCGAGCAGTGA
- the lepB gene encoding signal peptidase I, with the protein MKRAKDAPATLDSVLDTLETVVTSVLIVICIFTFVFKMVTVSGESMEDTLYDDDRLLMWNFFYTPKNGDIVVVRSKILDKLIVKRVIAVSGQKVVVDYEGDKVYVCDNDKEPEQNDLLAEGYLKQSDIKDPETFFSEEHFDKDNNRYVYTVPTGYVFIMGDNRNASTDSRALGLIDLNDVEGKVILRYASPKGKKSIGFVK; encoded by the coding sequence ATGAAGCGTGCTAAGGATGCGCCTGCCACTCTTGATTCGGTGCTTGATACACTTGAAACTGTCGTGACATCTGTGCTCATCGTTATCTGTATATTCACCTTTGTTTTCAAAATGGTGACTGTCAGCGGCGAGAGTATGGAGGATACGCTTTATGATGACGACAGGCTTCTTATGTGGAACTTCTTCTATACCCCTAAAAACGGTGATATAGTGGTCGTCAGATCCAAGATACTTGATAAGCTGATAGTCAAGCGTGTAATTGCAGTTTCCGGGCAGAAGGTCGTCGTTGATTATGAGGGCGACAAGGTCTATGTCTGTGATAATGATAAAGAGCCTGAGCAGAATGACCTGCTCGCAGAGGGCTATCTTAAGCAGTCTGATATCAAAGACCCCGAAACTTTTTTCAGCGAGGAGCATTTTGATAAAGATAATAACAGATATGTCTATACAGTGCCGACAGGCTATGTGTTTATAATGGGCGATAACAGAAACGCCTCGACCGACAGCCGGGCGCTCGGCCTTATCGACCTTAATGATGTAGAAGGCAAGGTGATACTGCGCTATGCATCGCCTAAGGGCAAAAAGAGTATAGGCTTTGTAAAATGA